In Nitrosophilus labii, the following proteins share a genomic window:
- a CDS encoding sulfate/molybdate ABC transporter ATP-binding protein: MIKIDIKKRLTKDLLLKINRVIQKGDFLALFGESGAGKTTLLRILSGLERPDEGKIVVEGEVWFDSQTGFNMPVQKRRIGFVFQDYTLFPNMSVYKNLLFAKNDRQKADFLLKLIELDRLKDRYPHQLSGGQKQRVALIRALMREPKILLLDEPLSALDVKMRSKLQEELAQIHKRLGVTTILVSHEISEIFKLCNKVFVLEKGEIKKEASPFEIFVEAKVASSFKFDATILDIKEEDFLCVLTLSFGSNIIKSVVSKEEGREFKIGDKVLVSSKAFNPIIQKIEI; the protein is encoded by the coding sequence ATGATCAAGATAGATATAAAGAAAAGATTGACTAAAGATCTTTTGCTTAAAATAAATAGAGTTATTCAAAAAGGAGACTTTTTAGCCCTTTTTGGCGAGTCTGGGGCCGGAAAAACCACGCTACTTAGGATACTTAGCGGACTTGAGAGGCCTGATGAAGGAAAAATAGTAGTAGAAGGGGAGGTGTGGTTTGATAGCCAAACCGGTTTTAATATGCCGGTTCAGAAAAGAAGAATAGGTTTTGTGTTTCAAGACTATACGCTTTTTCCCAATATGAGCGTATATAAGAATCTTCTTTTTGCTAAAAATGATAGACAAAAGGCAGATTTTTTACTAAAACTTATAGAACTTGATAGATTAAAAGATAGATATCCACATCAACTCTCGGGAGGACAAAAGCAAAGAGTGGCTTTGATCAGGGCTTTGATGCGAGAACCTAAAATACTGCTTTTGGACGAGCCTTTATCTGCTCTAGATGTAAAAATGAGATCTAAATTGCAAGAGGAATTGGCTCAGATACACAAAAGACTCGGAGTAACTACTATTTTAGTTTCGCACGAAATTTCAGAGATTTTTAAACTCTGCAACAAAGTTTTCGTACTAGAAAAAGGAGAAATCAAAAAAGAGGCTTCGCCCTTTGAGATATTTGTAGAGGCAAAAGTGGCTTCATCTTTTAAGTTTGATGCGACTATACTTGATATTAAAGAGGAGGATTTTCTTTGCGTTTTAACGTTGAGTTTTGGCTCAAATATAATAAAAAGCGTAGTATCGAAAGAGGAGGGGAGAGAGTTTAAAATAGGGGATAAAGTGCTGGTAAGCTCAAAAGCTTTCAACCCTATAATCCAAAAGATAGAAATCTAA
- a CDS encoding heme-binding domain-containing protein: MKGFYLYLGVLAAVFLIFQFIPSYKKVNPPVDKSKEIKVPAKVMEIFKRSCYDCHSNETHWPWYADVAPMKWVVRRDVVQGRKALNFSIWQDYDEEKREKLKKSIYRSVNLAMPLPQYLWLHPDAKLSQEDKKIVRDWASDGKGYIKIDIR, from the coding sequence ATGAAAGGGTTCTATCTATATCTAGGAGTATTGGCGGCGGTATTTTTAATATTTCAGTTTATTCCCTCTTATAAAAAAGTTAATCCTCCCGTAGATAAAAGCAAAGAGATTAAAGTTCCGGCTAAAGTTATGGAGATCTTTAAAAGAAGCTGCTATGATTGCCATTCAAATGAGACGCACTGGCCTTGGTATGCAGATGTGGCGCCTATGAAATGGGTTGTTAGAAGAGATGTGGTTCAAGGAAGGAAAGCTTTGAATTTTAGCATTTGGCAAGATTATGACGAAGAAAAGAGAGAAAAACTCAAAAAATCTATCTATAGAAGTGTAAATTTAGCAATGCCTTTGCCTCAATATCTATGGCTTCATCCAGATGCGAAACTTTCACAAGAGGATAAAAAGATTGTAAGAGATTGGGCAAGTGATGGAAAGGGATATATAAAAATCGATATTAGATAA
- the amrS gene encoding AmmeMemoRadiSam system radical SAM enzyme: MVTDAWLSKELEDKRVLCLACAHACKLAPNEFGKCGVRVNEDGKLKLTVYALAAAANIDPIEKKPLFHFLPNSKVMSIGTVGCNFSCQFCQNWEISQHPQTHNYEVFGYDMPPKKIVSLALEAKCKSIAYTYNEPVVFFEYTYDTAKLAHEKGLKNVYVTSGFETRKAIDELCPFLDAMNIDIKFFKDESYRKISGARLKPVLETVKYAHSKGIWIETTTLIIPGINDSDEELRDITKFIADIDPNIPWHISRFHPDFKMLDRPATPIETLKRAYQIGKEEGLNFIYIGNYPDTDLESTYCPSCGFKVIDRFGYIGEIVKNNLNEKGDCPKCGTHIPGIWK, translated from the coding sequence CCTGTGCGCACGCTTGTAAGCTTGCGCCTAACGAGTTTGGAAAGTGCGGAGTTAGGGTTAACGAAGATGGCAAATTAAAACTTACCGTATACGCTCTTGCCGCAGCGGCCAATATAGATCCTATAGAGAAAAAGCCCCTTTTTCATTTTTTGCCTAATAGCAAGGTAATGTCTATAGGTACGGTAGGGTGTAATTTTAGTTGTCAATTTTGTCAAAACTGGGAGATTAGTCAACATCCACAAACCCATAATTACGAAGTTTTTGGATACGATATGCCGCCTAAAAAAATAGTCTCTTTAGCATTAGAAGCGAAATGTAAATCTATAGCTTATACGTACAACGAGCCGGTGGTTTTTTTCGAATATACTTACGATACGGCAAAACTAGCTCATGAAAAAGGATTAAAAAACGTATATGTAACGAGCGGTTTTGAAACAAGAAAAGCGATTGATGAACTTTGTCCATTTCTTGATGCAATGAATATAGATATTAAGTTTTTCAAAGATGAAAGTTATCGAAAAATAAGCGGTGCGAGACTCAAACCGGTTCTTGAGACCGTAAAGTACGCACACTCAAAAGGGATATGGATAGAGACCACCACTCTTATCATACCCGGTATCAACGATAGCGACGAAGAACTTAGAGATATTACGAAATTTATAGCCGATATCGATCCAAACATACCTTGGCATATCTCAAGATTCCATCCGGACTTCAAAATGCTCGATCGTCCAGCAACGCCTATAGAGACTCTAAAAAGAGCTTATCAGATAGGGAAAGAAGAGGGACTAAACTTTATCTATATAGGCAACTATCCCGATACGGACTTAGAGTCCACATACTGTCCAAGCTGCGGATTTAAGGTTATAGATAGATTTGGCTACATAGGAGAAATAGTCAAAAATAATCTAAACGAAAAAGGTGACTGTCCAAAATGTGGAACACATATACCTGGAATATGGAAATAG
- the modB gene encoding molybdate ABC transporter permease subunit, protein MENDFLETLLLTFKLAFVTTSILLVIGVPIAYFLAYTKSKLKPIFETVVSMPLVLPPTVLGFYLLLFFSPESILGRFLEDSVGFKAVFTFEGLVLGSIIFSLPFLVQPIQSGFETIPKSLIEASYTLGKGELETFFKVLLPNIKPSLITGVVLSFAHTIGEFGVVLMIGGNIPGETKVASIAIYDEVEALNYDIANRYALVLLSVSFLILLIVYTLNKKVRV, encoded by the coding sequence TGCTTTTGACCTTTAAACTAGCTTTCGTTACCACTTCTATTTTGTTGGTTATAGGCGTACCTATAGCTTACTTTCTGGCCTATACCAAATCTAAACTAAAACCTATATTTGAAACAGTTGTCAGTATGCCGCTGGTTTTACCTCCTACCGTTTTGGGGTTTTATCTGCTGCTTTTTTTTAGTCCGGAGAGTATTTTAGGGAGATTTTTAGAAGATAGTGTCGGTTTTAAAGCGGTTTTTACCTTTGAAGGATTGGTATTGGGTTCGATCATATTTTCGCTTCCTTTTTTGGTTCAACCAATCCAGTCCGGTTTTGAGACTATTCCAAAATCTTTGATAGAGGCCTCTTATACATTAGGAAAAGGGGAGTTAGAGACCTTTTTTAAAGTTTTACTTCCCAATATAAAACCCTCTTTAATAACGGGAGTAGTACTCTCTTTTGCTCATACGATAGGAGAGTTTGGAGTAGTTTTGATGATTGGAGGCAATATCCCGGGAGAAACAAAGGTAGCCTCCATAGCTATTTATGATGAAGTAGAAGCGCTTAACTACGATATAGCCAACAGATATGCGCTTGTTTTATTGTCGGTATCTTTTTTAATTTTATTGATTGTCTATACTCTCAATAAAAAAGTACGCGTATGA